Proteins encoded in a region of the Thunnus maccoyii chromosome 4, fThuMac1.1, whole genome shotgun sequence genome:
- the LOC121895840 gene encoding uncharacterized protein DDB_G0283697-like isoform X2 has protein sequence MEQSFADLLSDAFAETSVPSFPDGDLDFENLNFDEKFDEDKIGISHENLPTKEVRALHQEATGDTVLSSKATLDTCMAENVDEELSDAKEDFQGAGVMSVDKTPEEEYTSSDGESEEEGSVSGGDEDDEEEDKGTGERPGDLLMSVHCGDEFHDGNKEDRIFAEGQPLAPESTENPQVRNEEQGESDEEVSYFERVPGRGSEVIIKGDEIEEDEQEGEEKKQDSSDSECEVMKIEQEQHFLAQCFEQEVENPYRDEPAKTTLEFPDLSVENLQDLIAEVDTEENVEKMKDFSGEEHQEAGESFADYPSDFSSCEYVEDGDKNQENYQLNASSCASGLSSNAKQSTGLERAVTDVTWTEKAEDTDEEGDGYLYSRDLEMDADRFRGQGEASGEKIEYVERVIGDAAVTGCDDGSETSESDSYSSSDDEVRVRRSDEEFSYNMSLQDPENNKQLEDTRLYSGSSAEFSRWSVSEDHHVRHYYDRPDSAAFNVSWDLNVLTADSPLFQDLLTKEDTDGAEILSSDLTQCPAEDVSNYSAVQREGATTTSPSNQGSLDDSFFFNTELEASGISELGQLGDDEYEDDRNWEQEQERIKAFYRFYDDSNGENGREGRQIKVQFCTDPLSEVIHYETESSDRDSLSSSTEGEEDLNSAETTEHQSMAYMRGGTGEGDPRCTPPTNGPAALSLPTQELREPDNTPQVEPACDPSNFQLPESAPDLSNTQICTRKHKCLNMLKLTLKMGLVILMGLLMFWLATDQADWLSQVDFFEG, from the exons ATGGAACAAAGTTTTGCTGATCTTCTTTCTGATGCATTTGCAG AGACATCTGTTCCATCGTTCCCTGATGGAGATTTGGACTTTGAGAATTtaaattttgatgaaaagtttGATGAAGACAAGATAGGCATCTCTCATGAAAACTTGCCAACAAAGGAAGTCAGAGCTCTGCACCAGGAAGCAACTGGTGACACAGTTTTGTCAAGCAAAGCAACTTTAGATACATGCATGGCTGAAAATGTTGATGAAGAGCTGTCTGATGCCAAGGAGGATTTTCAAGGTGCAGGAGTCATGAGCGTGGACAAAACGCCAGAGGAGGAGTACACAAGCTCAGATGGGGAATCCGAAGAGGAAGGTTCTGTCTCTGGAggggatgaagatgatgaagaagaggatAAGGGGACGGGAGAGAGGCCAGGGGATTTGCTGATGTCGGTTCACTGTGGTGACGAGTTCCATGATGGTAATAAAGAGGACAGGATCTTTGCTGAGGGACAACCTCTGGCTCCGGAGAGTACTGAAAACCCTCAAGTTAGAAACGAGGAGCAAGGTGAGAGTGATGAGGAGGTGTCCTACTTTGAGAGAGTCCCTGGACGTGGCAGTGAGGTGATAATAAAAGGTGATGAGATTGAAGAGGATGagcaagagggagaggaaaagaagcaaGATTCATCTGATTCTGAGTGTGAGGTCATGAAAATTGAACAAGAGCAACATTTTCTTGCTCAGTGCTTTGAGCAGGAGGTTGAAAATCCTTACAGAGATGAGCCGGCAAAAACCACTTTGGAGTTTCCAGATTTATCAGTGGAAAATCTGCAGGATCTCATTGCTGAAGTTGACACTGAAGAAAatgtggagaaaatgaaagatttcTCAGGGGAGGAGCACCAAGAGGCAGGGGAAAGCTTTGCAGATTATCCCTCAGACTTTTCTTCATGCGAATATGTAGAAGATGGAGAcaaaaatcaagaaaattatCAGTTAAATGCTTCATCATGTGCATCCGGCCTCAGTTCAAATGCAAAGCAGAGCACCGGCCTGGAAAGAGCAGTGACAGATGTAACATGGACGGAAAAAGCTGAGGACACTGATGAGGAGGGAGATGGGTATCTGTACAGCAGAGATTTAGAGATGGATGCTGATAGGTTCAGGGGCCAGGGTGAGGCAAGTGGAGAAAAAATAGAGTATGTGGAGCGCGTGATAGGCGATGCAGCGGTGACAGGGTGTGATGATGGAAGTGAGACGAGTGAGAGTGACTCCTACAGCTCCAGTGACGATGAGGTCCGAGTGAGGAGAAGTGATGAGGAATTCTCATATAACATGAGTCTACAAGATCCCGAAAACAACAAGCAACTGGAGGACACTCGTCTTTACAGTGGGAGCAGTGCAGAGTTCTCCAGGTGGAGCGTCTCTGAGGACCATCACGTCAGGCATTACTACGACAGACCAGATTCAGCAGCTTTCAACGTTAGCTGGGACCTCAACGTCTTAACAGCTGACTCCCCTCTTTTTCAAGACCTGCTAACCAAAGAGGACACAGACGGAGCGGAAATACTGTCTTCAGATTTGACTCAGTGTCCTGCAGAAGACGTCAGCAACTACTCAGCAGTTCAGAGAGAGGGTGCTACAACCACAAGCCCTTCTAACCAGGGATCCCTGGATGACAGCTTCTTCTTCAACACTGAACTTGAAGCCTCTGGGATCTCTGAGCTGGGACAATTAGGAGATGACGAGTACGAAGACGACAGGAACTGGGAACAAGAACAGGAGAGAATCAAGGCTTTCTACAGGTTTTACGATGATAGCAACGGGGAGAATGGAAGAGAGG GGAGGCAGATAAAAGTGCAGTTTTGTACAGATCCATTGTCTGAAGTCATTCACTATGAAACTGAAAG CAGCGACAGAGATTCACTCAGCAGCTCTacagagggggaggaggacCTGAACTCTGCAGAAACAACTGAG CACCAATCCATGGCATATATGCGTGGTGGGACGGGTGAGGGGGACCCAAGATGTACCCCCCCTACCAACGGGCCTGCTGCTTTGTCTTTGCCCACGCAGGAATTGAGGGAGCCTGACAACACCCCGCAAGTGGAACCAGCTTGTGATCCCTCAAACTTTCAGCTACCAGAGAGTGCACCAGATCTCAGCAACACACAGATTTGCACCAGAAAACACAAG TGTCTCAACATGCTGAAGCTGACACTGAAGATGGGTCTGGTGATACTGATGGGACTGCTGATGTTCTGGTTGGCCACAGACCAGGCCGACTGGCTCAGCCAAGTTGACTTCTTTGAGGGCTAA
- the LOC121895776 gene encoding TRAF3-interacting JNK-activating modulator, whose product MDALVVSGIPLSSVKDFDQKVEIRAEKHEHLRGRNNATSCRSPTREFNTKLIKKELKEKRHQEFLRRRSVSPDPYAAKSTNSSSRRKPSKTFPMKHYSSVSKSETLHTNIQNIPTANGHPVMISTSNSSVTEGAGTSKWASLWLEPVTLRPENGYARKQVSASLTVTRESNQNKMKSTDKRENSINAQKTSTKSFIQTEKFQQKKILRDASMQTDSGLITVKESDIQRIADYLQEALWREDTVKKKLAALQERTSNLMNSSSKIWTARCSEDLLRNKIKALEAQLQVCLQKFPKDGMKKLVLQMEKQKLMYEEKALVALQKVTQEKTEALTKAETMQDALITAKAEAKRWQSLYEELKLSSAQLREHQHLSNEQLQQLHSQNELSRTREAELEKELRSLRHEKKELHYNIGLLEEENQVLREEIQHLRDGSNEIQDFMMQDSLTSEEAEPLRLTVKRDSQVEEQLRHTQEKLQRKERECEELQTELHVMEQECQSSQARLSQCREELRQLSHRRRRPARCGSWWRLFVFFLLLLAVAGVVMLWLWHPPFREQVEDLYSDIETRIDSYLMEMASPRYSGCFRPI is encoded by the exons ATGGACGCCCTGGTTGTCAGTGGAATACCACTCTCCTCTGTGAAAGACTTTGATCAGAAAGTGGAGATCAGAGCGGAGAAACATGAACACCTACGAGGACGTAACAATGCGACTTCATGTCGGAGCCCCACGAGAGAATTTAACACAAAACTGATAAAGAAAGAACTGAAGGAAAAGAGGCATCAGGAATTTCTGAGGAGGAGGTCAGTGAGTCCAGACCCGTATGCTGCAAAGTCTACAAACTCTTCCTCGAGAAGAAAACCTTCAAAGACATTTCCAATGAAGCATTACAGTTCAGTCAGCAAATCAGAGACGTTGCATACAAATATCCAAAATATTCCCACCGCTAATGGACATCCAGTGATGATTTCAACATCAAACAGCAGCGTAACTGAAGGAGCAGGCACCAGTAAATGG GCTTCATTATGGTTAGAACCGGTGACACTGAGGCCTGAGAACGGCTACGCAAGGAAGCAAGTATCTGCCTCCCTAACAGTGACGAGGGAATCAAACCAGAACAAGATGAAAAGCACAGATAAAAGAGAGAATAGTATAAATG CCCAAAAGACGAGCACCAAATCATTCATTCAAACTGAaaagtttcaacaaaaaaagatcCTGCGAGACGCCAGCATGCAGACAGA CTCTGGACTTATCACTGTCAAGGAATCT GACATTCAGCGGATAGCCGACTACTTGCAG GAGGCCCTCTGGAGAGAAGacacagtgaagaagaagctgGCAGCCCTCCAGGAGAGAACGTCAAACCTCATGAACTCCTCGAGCAAAATATGGACA GCTCGCTGCAGTGAAGACCTGCTGAGAAACAAGATCAAGGCTCTGGAGGCGCAACTACAAGTCTGCCTGCAG AAGTTTCCCAAGGATGGAATGAAGAAACTGGTGTTACAGATGGAAAAGCAGAAACTGATGTATGAAGAGAAAGCTCTGGTCGCCCTGCAGAAGGTCACACAGGAGAAAACTGAGGCGCTCACAAAGGCAGAGACAATGCAG GATGCGCTAATTACAGCAAAAGCAGAGGCAAAGAGGTGGCAGAGCCTTTATGAGGAGCTGAAGCTGAGCTCTGCACAACTCAGGGAGCATCAACACCTCAGTAATGAACAGCTGCAACAGCTGCACAGCCAAAATGAG CTGTCCAGGACCAGAGAGGCTGAGCTGGAGAAGGAACTGAGGTCACTAAGACACGAGAAGAAGGAGCTACATTACAACATTGGCCTACTGGAAGAGGAAAACCAGGTTTTAAGAGAGGAGATCCAGCACCTTAGAG ATGGCAGCAATGAGATCCAGGATTTCATGATGCAGGACAGTCTGACGTCAGAGGAAGCAGAGCCTTTACGACTGACGGTGAAGAGAGACTCTCAGGTGGAGGAGCAGCTCCGTCACACTCAGGAGAAACTCCAACGAAAGGAGAGAGAG tgtgAGGAGCTGCAGACGGAGCTGCATGTTATGGAGCAGGAATGTCAGTCCAGCCAGGCCCGGCTGTCGCAGTGCAGGGAAGAGCTCCGGCAGCTCAGCCACCGCCGCAGGAGACCg GCTCGGTGTGGCTCCTGGTGGAGGCTGTTTGTGTTCTTCCTTCTACTCCTCGCTGTTGCAGGAGTTGTCATGTTGTGGCTGTGGCATCCACCTTTCAGGGAACAAGTCGAGGACCTTTACTCAGATATAGAGACACGCATCGACAGCTATCTCATGGAAATGGCCTCTCCTCGATACTCAGGCTGTTTTAGACCAATATGA
- the dnase1l1l gene encoding deoxyribonuclease I-like 1-like, with protein MRTAVLLFVVGLCVLNVTLSLKICAFNVQSFGESKANNKKVMGILQKILSRCDLCLIQEVRDSKGEAIRALVKDLNRFDKSNSYSYVESERLGRKTYKEQYVYIYRNNVLKIKEQYQYPKLEAEGTNETDVFSREPFIVRFHSPTTLVKDFILIGQHTCPKTAMKEMDELYTVFREIYKKWKTDNVMILGDLNAGCNYVTIKGWRAVRLRSDPKFRWLIGDEQDTTVREKTHCAYDRIIVHGREIISSIVPGSAQPFNFKESFHLTEEEALEVSDHFPVEVDLKPNHRYLLRHEL; from the exons ATGAGGACTGCagttctgctgtttgttgtggGGCTGTGTGTGCTGAACGTCACACTTTCCTTGAAAATCTGCGCTTTCAATGTTCAGAGCTTCGGCGAATCAAAGGCAAACAATAAGAAGGTTATGGGGATTCTACAAAAG ATTCTTTCCCGGTGTGACTTGTGTCTCATTCAGGAGGTACGAGACTCTAAAGGAGAAGCAATCCGAGCCTTGGTTAAAGATCTTAACAG GTTTGACAAATCAAACTCATATTCTTATGTGGAAAGCGAGAGGCTGGGGAGGAAGACCTACAAGGAGCAGTATGTCTACATTTACAG GAACAATGTGCTAAAGATCAAAGAGCAGTATCAGTATCCTAAACTAGAGGCAGAGGGGACCAATGAAACGGATGTCTTCTCCAGAGAGCCTTTCATCGTTCGCTTTCACTCCCCCACAACAT TGGTGAAGGATTTCATCCTGATTGGCCAGCACACATGTCCCAAAACTGCCATGAAGGAGATGGATGAACTTTATACTGTCTTCAGAGAAATTTACAAGAAGTGGAAGACTGAT AACGTGATGATCCTGGGGGACCTCAACGCCGGCTGCAACTATGTCACCATCAAGGGCTGGAGAGCTGTGCGCTTGAGAAGTGACCCTAAATTTCGCTGGTTAATTGGAGATGAGCAAGACACTACTGTCCGTGAAAAGACACACTGTGCATATGACAG GATCATTGTCCATGGACGGGAGATTATTTCCAGTATAGTGCCAGGTTCAGCTCAACCGTTCAACTTTAAAGAGAGTTTCCATCTCACGGAGGAGGAG GCTCTAGAAGTGAGCGATCATTTTCCTGTAGAAGTCGACCTGAAGCCCAACCACCGCTACCTCCTCCGCCATGAACTGTAG
- the atp5pb gene encoding ATP synthase F(0) complex subunit B1, mitochondrial yields the protein MLSRLVIVSANALKGSGPLGAGLVQASRSLHTSSQSLAPVPPLPEKGGKVRHGIIPEELFQLLYPKTGVTGPYMLGTGLLVYMLSKEIYVVNHETLAAASIGAVIIYGVKKFGPSVAAFADKLNEDKVAKAQEVKDLAMSSLTQAIEDEKKEQWRAEGRSMLFDAKRNNVAMLLETNYRERLHMVTNEVKRRLDYQVALQELHHRMAQEHMINWVEKSVVGSITPQQEKESIAKCITDLKALAKTTQAKATA from the exons ATGCTGTCCAGGCTCGTCATTGTTTCAG CCAATGCCCTGAAAGGCAGCGGCCCCCTTGGAGCTGG CCTGGTCCAGGCTTCTCGCTCCCTGCACACATCGTCCCAGAGCCTGGCCCCAGTGCCCCCTCTGCCAGAGAAGGGAGGCAAAGTCCGTCATGGGATCATCCCAGAGGAGCTTTTCCAGCTCCTGTACCCCAAAACTGGAGTCACAG GACCCTACATGCTGGGCACTGGCCTCCTTGTCTACATGCTTTCCAAGGAAATCTATGTTGTCAACCATGAGACCTTAGCTGCCGCCTCCATTGGCGCTGTCATCATCTATGGTGTCAAGAAATTCGGTCCAAGTGTTGCAGCTTTTGCTGACAAACTGAACGAG gacAAAGTGGCCAAGGCTCAGGAGGTGAAAGACCTGGCCATGTCCAGCCTGACTCAGGCCATCGAGGACGAGAAGAAGGAGCAATGGAGAGCAGAGGGAAGATCAATGCTCTTCGATGCTAAGAGA AACAACGTGGCCATGCTGTTGGAGACCAACTACAGAGAGAGGCTACACATGGTGACCAATGAGGTGAAGAGGCGCTTGGACTACCAGGTCGCCCTGCAGGAGCTCCACCACCGGATGGCTCAGGAGCACATGATCAACTGGGTGGAGAAGAGCGTCGTTGGCAGCATCACTCCTCAGCAg gagAAGGAGAGCATCGCCAAGTGCATCACAGACCTGAAGGCTCTGGCCAAGACCACTCAGGCCAAAGCTACAGCATAA
- the LOC121895840 gene encoding uncharacterized protein DDB_G0283697-like isoform X1 has translation MKMEQSFADLLSDAFAETSVPSFPDGDLDFENLNFDEKFDEDKIGISHENLPTKEVRALHQEATGDTVLSSKATLDTCMAENVDEELSDAKEDFQGAGVMSVDKTPEEEYTSSDGESEEEGSVSGGDEDDEEEDKGTGERPGDLLMSVHCGDEFHDGNKEDRIFAEGQPLAPESTENPQVRNEEQGESDEEVSYFERVPGRGSEVIIKGDEIEEDEQEGEEKKQDSSDSECEVMKIEQEQHFLAQCFEQEVENPYRDEPAKTTLEFPDLSVENLQDLIAEVDTEENVEKMKDFSGEEHQEAGESFADYPSDFSSCEYVEDGDKNQENYQLNASSCASGLSSNAKQSTGLERAVTDVTWTEKAEDTDEEGDGYLYSRDLEMDADRFRGQGEASGEKIEYVERVIGDAAVTGCDDGSETSESDSYSSSDDEVRVRRSDEEFSYNMSLQDPENNKQLEDTRLYSGSSAEFSRWSVSEDHHVRHYYDRPDSAAFNVSWDLNVLTADSPLFQDLLTKEDTDGAEILSSDLTQCPAEDVSNYSAVQREGATTTSPSNQGSLDDSFFFNTELEASGISELGQLGDDEYEDDRNWEQEQERIKAFYRFYDDSNGENGREGRQIKVQFCTDPLSEVIHYETESSDRDSLSSSTEGEEDLNSAETTEHQSMAYMRGGTGEGDPRCTPPTNGPAALSLPTQELREPDNTPQVEPACDPSNFQLPESAPDLSNTQICTRKHKCLNMLKLTLKMGLVILMGLLMFWLATDQADWLSQVDFFEG, from the exons ATGAAG ATGGAACAAAGTTTTGCTGATCTTCTTTCTGATGCATTTGCAG AGACATCTGTTCCATCGTTCCCTGATGGAGATTTGGACTTTGAGAATTtaaattttgatgaaaagtttGATGAAGACAAGATAGGCATCTCTCATGAAAACTTGCCAACAAAGGAAGTCAGAGCTCTGCACCAGGAAGCAACTGGTGACACAGTTTTGTCAAGCAAAGCAACTTTAGATACATGCATGGCTGAAAATGTTGATGAAGAGCTGTCTGATGCCAAGGAGGATTTTCAAGGTGCAGGAGTCATGAGCGTGGACAAAACGCCAGAGGAGGAGTACACAAGCTCAGATGGGGAATCCGAAGAGGAAGGTTCTGTCTCTGGAggggatgaagatgatgaagaagaggatAAGGGGACGGGAGAGAGGCCAGGGGATTTGCTGATGTCGGTTCACTGTGGTGACGAGTTCCATGATGGTAATAAAGAGGACAGGATCTTTGCTGAGGGACAACCTCTGGCTCCGGAGAGTACTGAAAACCCTCAAGTTAGAAACGAGGAGCAAGGTGAGAGTGATGAGGAGGTGTCCTACTTTGAGAGAGTCCCTGGACGTGGCAGTGAGGTGATAATAAAAGGTGATGAGATTGAAGAGGATGagcaagagggagaggaaaagaagcaaGATTCATCTGATTCTGAGTGTGAGGTCATGAAAATTGAACAAGAGCAACATTTTCTTGCTCAGTGCTTTGAGCAGGAGGTTGAAAATCCTTACAGAGATGAGCCGGCAAAAACCACTTTGGAGTTTCCAGATTTATCAGTGGAAAATCTGCAGGATCTCATTGCTGAAGTTGACACTGAAGAAAatgtggagaaaatgaaagatttcTCAGGGGAGGAGCACCAAGAGGCAGGGGAAAGCTTTGCAGATTATCCCTCAGACTTTTCTTCATGCGAATATGTAGAAGATGGAGAcaaaaatcaagaaaattatCAGTTAAATGCTTCATCATGTGCATCCGGCCTCAGTTCAAATGCAAAGCAGAGCACCGGCCTGGAAAGAGCAGTGACAGATGTAACATGGACGGAAAAAGCTGAGGACACTGATGAGGAGGGAGATGGGTATCTGTACAGCAGAGATTTAGAGATGGATGCTGATAGGTTCAGGGGCCAGGGTGAGGCAAGTGGAGAAAAAATAGAGTATGTGGAGCGCGTGATAGGCGATGCAGCGGTGACAGGGTGTGATGATGGAAGTGAGACGAGTGAGAGTGACTCCTACAGCTCCAGTGACGATGAGGTCCGAGTGAGGAGAAGTGATGAGGAATTCTCATATAACATGAGTCTACAAGATCCCGAAAACAACAAGCAACTGGAGGACACTCGTCTTTACAGTGGGAGCAGTGCAGAGTTCTCCAGGTGGAGCGTCTCTGAGGACCATCACGTCAGGCATTACTACGACAGACCAGATTCAGCAGCTTTCAACGTTAGCTGGGACCTCAACGTCTTAACAGCTGACTCCCCTCTTTTTCAAGACCTGCTAACCAAAGAGGACACAGACGGAGCGGAAATACTGTCTTCAGATTTGACTCAGTGTCCTGCAGAAGACGTCAGCAACTACTCAGCAGTTCAGAGAGAGGGTGCTACAACCACAAGCCCTTCTAACCAGGGATCCCTGGATGACAGCTTCTTCTTCAACACTGAACTTGAAGCCTCTGGGATCTCTGAGCTGGGACAATTAGGAGATGACGAGTACGAAGACGACAGGAACTGGGAACAAGAACAGGAGAGAATCAAGGCTTTCTACAGGTTTTACGATGATAGCAACGGGGAGAATGGAAGAGAGG GGAGGCAGATAAAAGTGCAGTTTTGTACAGATCCATTGTCTGAAGTCATTCACTATGAAACTGAAAG CAGCGACAGAGATTCACTCAGCAGCTCTacagagggggaggaggacCTGAACTCTGCAGAAACAACTGAG CACCAATCCATGGCATATATGCGTGGTGGGACGGGTGAGGGGGACCCAAGATGTACCCCCCCTACCAACGGGCCTGCTGCTTTGTCTTTGCCCACGCAGGAATTGAGGGAGCCTGACAACACCCCGCAAGTGGAACCAGCTTGTGATCCCTCAAACTTTCAGCTACCAGAGAGTGCACCAGATCTCAGCAACACACAGATTTGCACCAGAAAACACAAG TGTCTCAACATGCTGAAGCTGACACTGAAGATGGGTCTGGTGATACTGATGGGACTGCTGATGTTCTGGTTGGCCACAGACCAGGCCGACTGGCTCAGCCAAGTTGACTTCTTTGAGGGCTAA
- the LOC121895840 gene encoding uncharacterized protein DDB_G0283697-like isoform X3 has translation MKMEQSFADLLSDAFAETSVPSFPDGDLDFENLNFDEKFDEDKIGISHENLPTKEVRALHQEATGDTVLSSKATLDTCMAENVDEELSDAKEDFQGAGVMSVDKTPEEEYTSSDGESEEEGSVSGGDEDDEEEDKGTGERPGDLLMSVHCGDEFHDGNKEDRIFAEGQPLAPESTENPQVRNEEQGESDEEVSYFERVPGRGSEVIIKGDEIEEDEQEGEEKKQDSSDSECEVMKIEQEQHFLAQCFEQEVENPYRDEPAKTTLEFPDLSVENLQDLIAEVDTEENVEKMKDFSGEEHQEAGESFADYPSDFSSCEYVEDGDKNQENYQLNASSCASGLSSNAKQSTGLERAVTDVTWTEKAEDTDEEGDGYLYSRDLEMDADRFRGQGEASGEKIEYVERVIGDAAVTGCDDGSETSESDSYSSSDDEVRVRRSDEEFSYNMSLQDPENNKQLEDTRLYSGSSAEFSRWSVSEDHHVRHYYDRPDSAAFNVSWDLNVLTADSPLFQDLLTKEDTDGAEILSSDLTQCPAEDVSNYSAVQREGATTTSPSNQGSLDDSFFFNTELEASGISELGQLGDDEYEDDRNWEQEQERIKAFYRFYDDSNGENGREGRQIKVQFCTDPLSEVIHYETESSDRDSLSSSTEGEEDLNSAETTEELREPDNTPQVEPACDPSNFQLPESAPDLSNTQICTRKHKCLNMLKLTLKMGLVILMGLLMFWLATDQADWLSQVDFFEG, from the exons ATGAAG ATGGAACAAAGTTTTGCTGATCTTCTTTCTGATGCATTTGCAG AGACATCTGTTCCATCGTTCCCTGATGGAGATTTGGACTTTGAGAATTtaaattttgatgaaaagtttGATGAAGACAAGATAGGCATCTCTCATGAAAACTTGCCAACAAAGGAAGTCAGAGCTCTGCACCAGGAAGCAACTGGTGACACAGTTTTGTCAAGCAAAGCAACTTTAGATACATGCATGGCTGAAAATGTTGATGAAGAGCTGTCTGATGCCAAGGAGGATTTTCAAGGTGCAGGAGTCATGAGCGTGGACAAAACGCCAGAGGAGGAGTACACAAGCTCAGATGGGGAATCCGAAGAGGAAGGTTCTGTCTCTGGAggggatgaagatgatgaagaagaggatAAGGGGACGGGAGAGAGGCCAGGGGATTTGCTGATGTCGGTTCACTGTGGTGACGAGTTCCATGATGGTAATAAAGAGGACAGGATCTTTGCTGAGGGACAACCTCTGGCTCCGGAGAGTACTGAAAACCCTCAAGTTAGAAACGAGGAGCAAGGTGAGAGTGATGAGGAGGTGTCCTACTTTGAGAGAGTCCCTGGACGTGGCAGTGAGGTGATAATAAAAGGTGATGAGATTGAAGAGGATGagcaagagggagaggaaaagaagcaaGATTCATCTGATTCTGAGTGTGAGGTCATGAAAATTGAACAAGAGCAACATTTTCTTGCTCAGTGCTTTGAGCAGGAGGTTGAAAATCCTTACAGAGATGAGCCGGCAAAAACCACTTTGGAGTTTCCAGATTTATCAGTGGAAAATCTGCAGGATCTCATTGCTGAAGTTGACACTGAAGAAAatgtggagaaaatgaaagatttcTCAGGGGAGGAGCACCAAGAGGCAGGGGAAAGCTTTGCAGATTATCCCTCAGACTTTTCTTCATGCGAATATGTAGAAGATGGAGAcaaaaatcaagaaaattatCAGTTAAATGCTTCATCATGTGCATCCGGCCTCAGTTCAAATGCAAAGCAGAGCACCGGCCTGGAAAGAGCAGTGACAGATGTAACATGGACGGAAAAAGCTGAGGACACTGATGAGGAGGGAGATGGGTATCTGTACAGCAGAGATTTAGAGATGGATGCTGATAGGTTCAGGGGCCAGGGTGAGGCAAGTGGAGAAAAAATAGAGTATGTGGAGCGCGTGATAGGCGATGCAGCGGTGACAGGGTGTGATGATGGAAGTGAGACGAGTGAGAGTGACTCCTACAGCTCCAGTGACGATGAGGTCCGAGTGAGGAGAAGTGATGAGGAATTCTCATATAACATGAGTCTACAAGATCCCGAAAACAACAAGCAACTGGAGGACACTCGTCTTTACAGTGGGAGCAGTGCAGAGTTCTCCAGGTGGAGCGTCTCTGAGGACCATCACGTCAGGCATTACTACGACAGACCAGATTCAGCAGCTTTCAACGTTAGCTGGGACCTCAACGTCTTAACAGCTGACTCCCCTCTTTTTCAAGACCTGCTAACCAAAGAGGACACAGACGGAGCGGAAATACTGTCTTCAGATTTGACTCAGTGTCCTGCAGAAGACGTCAGCAACTACTCAGCAGTTCAGAGAGAGGGTGCTACAACCACAAGCCCTTCTAACCAGGGATCCCTGGATGACAGCTTCTTCTTCAACACTGAACTTGAAGCCTCTGGGATCTCTGAGCTGGGACAATTAGGAGATGACGAGTACGAAGACGACAGGAACTGGGAACAAGAACAGGAGAGAATCAAGGCTTTCTACAGGTTTTACGATGATAGCAACGGGGAGAATGGAAGAGAGG GGAGGCAGATAAAAGTGCAGTTTTGTACAGATCCATTGTCTGAAGTCATTCACTATGAAACTGAAAG CAGCGACAGAGATTCACTCAGCAGCTCTacagagggggaggaggacCTGAACTCTGCAGAAACAACTGAG GAATTGAGGGAGCCTGACAACACCCCGCAAGTGGAACCAGCTTGTGATCCCTCAAACTTTCAGCTACCAGAGAGTGCACCAGATCTCAGCAACACACAGATTTGCACCAGAAAACACAAG TGTCTCAACATGCTGAAGCTGACACTGAAGATGGGTCTGGTGATACTGATGGGACTGCTGATGTTCTGGTTGGCCACAGACCAGGCCGACTGGCTCAGCCAAGTTGACTTCTTTGAGGGCTAA